The Xanthomonas indica genome has a segment encoding these proteins:
- the queF gene encoding NADPH-dependent 7-cyano-7-deazaguanine reductase QueF (Catalyzes the NADPH-dependent reduction of 7-cyano-7-deazaguanine (preQ0) to 7-aminomethyl-7-deazaguanine (preQ1) in queuosine biosynthesis) — MNTPQDSSLGREVAYPSQYDPALLFPIPRAAARTEIGLDPAALPFFGVDRWHAYELSWLDAQGKPCVATATLQVPCASPNLIESKSLKLYLNSLNAMRFNSAEALRSCIVTDLSARAGADVAMEFGLPPIDTLGEGESLDALDIAIDCYGPPRPNFLSAADSEVVEETLTSELLKSNCPVTGQPDWASLHLRYRGGRIDREGLLRYLISFREHAGFHEQCVERIFHDLMTRCRPQSLQVEARYTRRGGLDINPWRATPDVAEPLSFLRDLRQ, encoded by the coding sequence ATGAACACCCCCCAGGATTCCAGCCTCGGCCGCGAGGTCGCCTACCCGTCGCAGTACGATCCCGCGCTGCTGTTTCCCATCCCGCGCGCCGCGGCGCGTACCGAGATCGGTCTCGACCCCGCGGCGCTGCCGTTCTTCGGCGTCGACCGCTGGCATGCCTACGAACTGAGCTGGCTCGATGCGCAGGGCAAGCCCTGCGTCGCCACCGCGACCCTGCAGGTGCCGTGCGCCTCGCCGAATCTGATCGAATCCAAGTCGCTCAAGCTCTATCTCAACTCGCTCAACGCGATGCGCTTCAACAGCGCCGAGGCGCTGCGCAGTTGCATCGTCACCGACCTGTCGGCGCGTGCCGGCGCCGACGTGGCGATGGAATTCGGCCTGCCGCCGATCGACACGCTGGGCGAGGGCGAGTCGCTGGACGCGCTGGACATCGCCATCGACTGCTACGGCCCGCCGCGTCCGAACTTCCTGTCCGCCGCCGACAGCGAGGTGGTCGAAGAGACCCTGACCAGCGAATTGCTCAAGTCCAACTGCCCGGTCACCGGCCAGCCCGACTGGGCGTCGTTGCACCTGCGCTACCGCGGTGGCCGCATCGACCGCGAGGGCCTGCTGCGCTACCTGATCAGCTTCCGTGAGCATGCTGGCTTCCACGAGCAGTGCGTCGAGCGCATCTTCCACGACCTGATGACGCGCTGCCGCCCGCAGTCGCTGCAGGTGGAGGCGCGCTACACCCGCCGTGGCGGCCTGGACATCAATCCCTGGCGCGCCACCCCGGACGTGGCCGAACCGCTGAGCTTCCTTCGCGATCTGCGCCAGTAA
- a CDS encoding LysM peptidoglycan-binding domain-containing protein — translation MNSEKRADFSAVTAKVDTTADVVQKADFSAVQSKVDSTAEQVQQVYVVKPGDSLSKIAKLHYGDGNAWTRIFEANRDVLADPDKIYPGQTLKLPAGA, via the coding sequence ATGAACAGCGAAAAACGCGCCGACTTCTCGGCAGTCACCGCCAAGGTGGATACCACGGCCGACGTCGTGCAGAAGGCGGATTTCTCCGCCGTGCAGAGCAAGGTCGACAGCACGGCCGAGCAGGTGCAGCAGGTGTATGTGGTCAAGCCCGGCGATTCGCTCTCCAAGATCGCCAAGCTGCATTACGGCGACGGCAATGCCTGGACACGCATCTTCGAGGCCAACCGCGATGTGCTCGCCGACCCCGACAAGATCTATCCGGGCCAGACGCTCAAGTTGCCCGCCGGCGCCTGA